A segment of the Candidatus Eremiobacterota bacterium genome:
ATGAGGTGGCATACAAGGAGGATTTTGAAGTACAGCTCAAAAACCTCCAGGACAGCCAGAACCTTCAAATCTATGCTTCCTCTTCCAGCGCCTCTGTGCTGAGGGGGAAAAAGCCCTGGCTCACCGGCAGGAGCGTCATCCTGGAGGTGCTCCCGTTGGATTTCAATGAATATCTGCGGTTCAAGGGGATCAAGGTTGCCAGGAGCGATTCTCATCTGATTGAGGGATATTTTGAGGAATATCTGAATTCGGGCGGAATTCCGGAATATGTGCTGCGCCCGAACATCGAATACCTGAGAGAACTGGTGGACGACATCATATTCAAGGACATAGCGGCCTTTCACAATCTGCGGAATACGAGGATTCTCAAGGAGTTTTTCCTGCTTCTCATGGAGCGCGCCGGAAAAACGGCAAGTATCAACAAGATGGCCAGAATCATGAAGATTTCTCCCGACACCGCAAGGAGATATCTGGATATGTTCGCCGATACTTATCTCATTCACCTTGTGGCGAGGTGGGGAAAAACCAATGAGAGGATTCTCTCGCCGAAGAAAGTATATGCTGCCGATCTCGGTATCAGGACATTATTTACAGGCTTCCGGGACAAAGGCAGCCTGTTCGAGAATTATGTATATCTGAAGCTCAGGGGCCTCAATCCCTGCTATGTCTGTCAGGAAGGTAATGAAATAGATTTTCTTACAGAAAACAACGATCTCCTTGAAGTCAAGTACAAAGGCAGCCTTGGAGTGAGGCAGCGTGCGTTATTTGAAAGCTTCAAGGCGAGAGGGAAATATCTTATTCTCGGTAATGGAGGCCTGGAGGAGTACCTGGCACTCCCCTCCTGAAGGCATGGCGGCAGCAGGAGTAATCGCGGCAGTTCTTGAAGGAATGGCAGCTCTCCGATATGATGAAAGCGCTCAAGACCCTGGGGAACAGTAAAGGGAATTATCGGCAGGCAGCCGCTCTATCAATGAAAACATCGATCCCTCAAGCTTAATCAGCGCATCTTTTTGAGAGGGAGGGAAAAGGGAAAAGCCCGAGGAGTTATGGATGCCGGGAGAATAATAGCTGAAAAGTACAGAATCATCGAGATTCTTGGCAAGGGCTCTTATGGGACGGTGTACCTCGCCGAGGAAATCAGTCATCCGGGAATGCGGCGGGCTCTCAAGGAAATAGAGGAGTCCAGGATTCCCCCGGAGGATCGCAATCACCTGCTGGATTTATTAAGGCGGGAGGCAGAGCTGCTCACCCGCCTCAGGCATGCGGGCCTTCCCTCCGTAACGGATTTCTTTTCCACCGGTGATCGGCACTATCTTGTCATGGAATTCATTCCCGGAAAAAACCTGGAAGAAATCAAAGCATCAAGAAACGGCATTATAGAGTGTGAAGGGGTCTTTAGATGGGCACTTCAGCTCGCCTCAATCCTCGAATACCTCCATAATCACAAGCCGGAGCCCGTTATATTCCGCGACCTCAAGCCGTCCAATATAATGCTTTCTTCGGCCACTTACATGATAATGCTCGTTGATTTTGGAATTGCCCGGTACTTCACTCCCGGAAAACTCAGAGATACCCAGTTTCTTGGAACGCCGGGCTTCTCTCCGCCGGAACAATACGGCTCAGGCCAGTCAGATCAGAGGACCGACATATATTCCTTCGGAGCCACCTTGTATTTCCTTCTGACAGATCAGGACATCGCCCGGTATGATTTCAAATTTCCCCCGATCACGCAAATAAATAAAGATGTTCCCCCTCTTTTCGGAAGGATTATCATGAAATGCCTTTCCATCAACCCGGGAGAGCGCTATCAATCGATGACGGATATTCTGAAAGATATGAGGAGAATTACTTTTGAGGCACACTCACCCGATTATCTCAAAGAAACAGATAAAGAGAAGGAAGCATTGAGCAGAGTGCTTTCAAAGTTCTCTTTATCTTTTTATCCTCATGGTCTTTTTGCTGATGCCACTCCGCTTGATGATCTGGAAAGAATCGGCATCTTTTCAACGGCGGAGTTTTCAGGCCTGTTCGTCGATTGTTTCAGAAAAACTGGAGATGTAGTGATGTGCCAGACTGTTGCAATAGTAACCCTGGAGGGAGTGAATTTCCCGAGATTCCTTATGCGGGGCGAATCAATAATGGATATTAATGTTTTCGGGGAGGATCTTGATATCGATTTCAAGGAGAGCCCACGTTTTTCAAAGAGCTTTTATGTCACAGGCCCTGACCGAAAAGCCGTCGAGAGTTTTTTTCGCCCTGAAATCGTAGAGGCATTTTCAGAGAATCCGATGAAAAACCTCGTCAAGCTCTCTTTCAATATGCTGCCGGGAGCATACTGGATTGTGGAAGCAAAAGGCCCGGACATCGTCTTTTATTGTGCCGGAGTACAAGTCCCGACAAATTCGCTTGAGAAGTTTGCTGAATATGCCCGGAAGGTTCTGCTCCCCTTCGTAAACAAAGGAATACAGTCCCGGCCTGGTATCTGGCCGCTTGAAGCCGGGCATCGATATGAAGCTGAATTATGAAGCGGCTCAGTTATTTGATGAGAGCACGGCTTGCATGCCTCAGGATGCCGCATCCATATGACCCCGGCATAGAATGTCACTCCCTGTGAAACTCTCCCCTGCACTCCTTTTATAGCAGCTCTCGTATGATCAGGCACAGAAACGAGCAGCATTGGTCTCCCTGCCGCCCCCCCCTCTTCAGAACCGGAATCGAGAGGCCAGGGGAATTCTCCCGGCAAACAGAAATTGTCTGTTCTCTGTGCCTCCATGCTCCATCGCTTTCTCCGCTTCGTGCAAATACCGCGCCACAGTGTTCACATTCTTTTCACACAAAAGCCATTTTTTCTTACCTTTTCTCAACATTACGGCAATCTCTCCCCGCTATAATTATGGTCAGGATGAATTTCCGGCAGTGCCGGGAAAGGCGGTGAAGCCATGGACTCAAGGGAAATCAGAGAGCTGACCACCATAAGCCTCAGGAATGACATCATCTTCAAGTATGTCTTCGGCCACGAGAAGAACGAGAAGATCCTGAGGTCCCTTCTCAACGCGATCCTGCATCTTGAGGGCGATCAAAGGATCATATCCCTCACGTTCCTGAACCCGGCCAATCTCAAGGAATATCTCGACGACAAGTTCAGCACTCTTGACGTGAAGGCCTCAGACGAGACAGGGAAGCGCTATAACATCGAGATGCAGGTGAGAACCTACCGCTCATATATCGCGAGGGTCATCTACTACCACGACAGACTCTTTACCGGTGATATTGAAGAGGGCGGAGCTTACGATAACCTCATGAAGTCCATATCCATATCGATTCTGAACTTTCGGCTTTTCAGGGAGGAAGGGGATTTACACACCATTTACCGGTATGCTAATATTAAATCAAAGAGGGAGCTCACGGACCTGAAAGAGCTTCACTTCATCGAGCTTCCTAAGTTCAGGAAGGAGAAGCCGAGGTACCTTCGGACCCGGTTCGAGAAGTGGCTCCATGTGCTGAAGTTTGGCGAGCACTATGCCTTTGACCCCGGGAAGGTTCCCGAAGTGCTGAAGAACGAGGAGGAGATTCTGATGGCTATGAGGGAGATGAAAAAGGCGTCATCGGACAGAATGGTGAGAGAGATGATGGAGGTCCGCGAGAAGGCTCTTCTTGACGAGGCCACGCTGCGTATCGAAGGTGAGAGGGAGGCCATGGAACGGGGCATGGCTCAGGGCATGGCTCAGGGCATGGCTCAGGGTATCAAGCAGGGCAGAGAAGAGGGCAGAGAAGAGGGCCGCATGGAGCAGGTCTGTGAAATTGCGCTCAGGATGAGGAAGCAAGGTTTTGATTCCCGTACCATAGCCGATCTCACGGGCCTCTCTGCCGATGAGCTGGAAAAGCTCAGCTCCTGACGGGCCTCATCGCCTCCTCCCGGATCTTACTCCGCTCTGCGATAGTATAAAGGGGCAGTCTCCGCGGAATTCTTCGGAATCGAGAGGCCAGGGGAATTCTCCCGGGCACCATGAGCTGGTATAACTCCCTTCAAGGGGTGATGGGATGGGAAACAGACCCGCTTGTGTGCCGCGCCTATGGAGGCCGGGGGCAGCTGTAATCAAACTTCCCCGCATGCAAAAGGAGCAGAAGACCTTTATACGATTCGCCGCACAGTCACCCATTCAGGCTACGGTGTATGAATGTGAGCGGCTGCGCTGTAATCTCTGCGGCTCCAACTCATCGCTGCGGTGGGGCGATCATATATTCGCAGCCTTTTCTTTGGTAAATAATGAAAACGCATTTGTAGCACCCTTTAATTTCTATCCCCGGAGTCAGATTCCCGATTCAAACGAGCTTGACATTGTCTACTGCGGCTGCTGTTTTGACACAGGCCTTCTTCCCCTGGGCGGGGATGGAAACTGTGCGACAGTCAATGATATTGAAGGGATTCTTGCCCATGAAACACAACATATTATGCGCTGGCTGAGAAAAGTGTACGAATCCGGCCACCCTTATTTTCCAAGCTCACAATTCGATACACTTGTTCTTGATGCTCCTCTTAACGAGGGTCTCTCCATGTATTTAGAGTGCATGGTCAATCGAGGTTTTCTCTTCGGCGATGTTTTCTCCAAGGAGTTGAGGATTTATGACCTGCGAAATATTCTCTCAAGGAGTTATCGAGGCTCAATTTTTGGGGGAAACAATAATCCCGGTCTATATTCCTGTGGATTACTGCTGATGTTCTGGCTTGCGGACCATTACGGTCTGGAAGATCTGGCAAAACTGGAGCTGCCCAATGGAAAACTTGCACAGCAGAGCCTGGAAGATGTCACCGGGGAGGTCAACAGGAATACCTTTATGAAGTTCTCGATGGCACAGGCTCTCTCGGCAGAGACAGGAATTAATCCGGAATATCACTTTACCTCAATAGACCTCTCGGGTGCTATCGTTTATTACCGCCATTGGGAAAAGAACTACGGGCTGTTCCCTGCCGCAAGCACCATATCCACATATGATTCCTGGCTTGGCTGGGATATTACGAATGCCGGCCCCTGTGACATGAACCAATACTCTGTCCGAGAATGGGCTGTCAACCACCTGAGGTTCTATAATGGAGCGGGTAACACACTCACCATTCCTCTGGCAGGATTAATTCCCGATCCTGACGCAGGAGGAGAATTCTTTGTGAAGGTTCTCATCAAGTAGTCGTCCCTCAATCCTACGGTCGTCGTGGGAACAGGCTCCGCGGGCATCAACAACTTCATCAGCCCCTTGTCGTCAACAGGGACCGGTATCATTGCGGCTCCCTCCTCCTCTGGAGTGTTTCAGGCTCTGAGCGCTTGAAAGGATGCTTGAAATGTGTTTCTTTGCATGGTATAATCTTGGGAACACTAATGGTTTTCTGAAGGTGGGGGATTATGAGGCTGAATCATTCATTCGCTTTTCGCTGCTTTCCTTTCCTGCTCGCTTTCGTCCTTGCGGTAGCTCTTTCCGGGGGCTGCGGCTCCGGAGCATCGGGGGGAGCCGGAGGATGGCCGGGAGGAGGGAACAAGGGAGCGAAGCTCGTCATAACCCTTCCCTTTCCCCAGAAGAGCGACAGGGGTGTCCTGAAAATAGAGGGAAGCCTCCGGGGAGACTCCACCCGCTGCCTGCTGCGCGAGATACCTGCAGGTACAGTCTATTTCGCCATCTATATCTCTGAGCGGGGTACCACAGAGAATGCCGTGCCTCCTCTGCGGGTTGACAGGCCGGCTTCCGGGGCTGCCGCAACGGCGGTCATTGAGAATGTTCCCCTGGGATGGAAGACAATCAGGATCCTGGCGGGCAGCGCCTCAGACGAGGCCCTTGCCGAAGCAGCCTTTGACATAGATGTGATCGCCGGCAACAACCCCGAGATCACCATGGCGCTCACGCCCACCATGTCCCCGCTCCCCTCGCCGTCACCAATGCCCGCGCCGACGCTCTCTCCCTCGCCCTCGACGGGAGCGGCTTCCCATGCATAGCCTTCCATGACTTCACTGCCAAGGTGCTGAGATTTGCCCGTTACTCTGAGTGAGGGACAGGAACCGGGGAAAGAGGGTTTTTCCGGCACTGCAGATAATCCCCCGGAACGAGCCCCCCGGACAACCCGTCGTGAAGGAGAGAAGACCATGAAGAAAAGAACCGCGGCACTGATGCTTGTTATCTCGATGAGCCTCTGCCTGGCAGCGGCCTGCAGAGCTGAAAGCGCTGAAAGTCCCGCAAATGACCCTTATCAGAAGGCAAAGGTCGCCGCCCGCGAGACCCTGTGGAAAGCGATAACCAACGGGCAGGGAAGCGGCGCCACGGTGGCCGTGATGGACAACGGGGAGATCGTCTATTCTGAAGGCATCGGGGTCAGGGACAGGGCGCAGAACAGCCCCGTGGACCGTCACACCCGCTTCAATATCGGCTCCACCAGCAAGATGTTCGTCTGCACCGCCGTGCTGCTCCTTGTGGACGAAGGAAAGGTGGGCCTCGACGAGAAAGTCACCCGCTATATTCCCGGGTTCACGATGAAGGATGAGCGGTATAAGGATATCACCGTGAGGATGCTCTTCAACCATTCCTCGGGCCTCCCGGGCTCGACATTCTATTTCAGCTACCGCCCCTCTCACGACATGCACGAGATCCTGCTGAAAACCCTTGCCGACGCCTCACTGAAGCACAGGCCCGGCGCCATGTCGATGTACTGCAACGACGCCTTTACCCTCGCCGAGATCATCGTGGAAAAAGTCTCCGGCAGAAAGTACCTCAAGTTTCTCCAGGAGCGCATTTTCACCCCCCTCGGCATGCACGACACGGGGGCGAGCATCGGCGAATATAAGGGCGCCGACAGGGCAGAATACTACGACGCGAAGACCGGGAAAAAATACCCCCCCGAGGTGGTCACCGTCTATGCCGCAGGCGGCCTCTCCTCGACGGCCGAGGACCTCTGCCGCTTCGGCAGCAGCTTTACCGCGAAAGGCAGCAGGATCCTGTCGGAAGCTTCCCTCAGGGAGATCAGGAGCACACAGCCGACGCACTTCTCCGGTAGGCTGAAATCCCGGCAGATGATGAGCGAGCTCGGCTGGGAATATACCAGGCTTCACCCCTTCGACAGGAAAGGGATCCAGGTGATGGGCAAGGGCGGCAACACCATGTGCTACTCGACCAACCTGCAGATAGTGCCTGACCAGGGAATCGTCATCGGCCTCTCCCTGTCGGGCCATGCAAATGGCGAGGCGCTGACCCGCCCGATTCTGGACGCCGTCATGGAGGAGAAGCAGCTCGTGGAGCCCGAAACGAAGCGCGCCTCAAAGCCGCCGTCTCCGCAGCAGATCCCCCCGGAGCTTTCGAAATATGCCGGCTTCTATGCGGACGAGGACAAAGTGGTGAAACTGATCATTGACCGCAAGGGGAGAAAGATTGACCTCTGCCTTCCTGCCGCAGAAAAAAAAGCGGGCGCGCCATGGAGCGAGCCTCTCTTATCCTTTATCTACCACGACGGGTATCTGTACAACACCGAAAATGAGCTTCAGTGCTATCTGACCACGATAGAGGGGAAGCGCTACCTTGCCCGCCACAGGATTCCCTCCTACGGCGTCGATATGCTGCTCTTCCAGAAGCTCGAGCCTGTGAAGAGGCCCAAAGCTCTCAAAGCGCCCGTGGACGGCAAAATCTGGCTGATGCGGAATGTGAGGCCTTACGTGCAGGCCGGCACGGTGGGGCTGATCACCTCGGCGCTGTACAAGGATTTTCCGGGATACGCGGACTTCTGCGGCATCAAGAAGATAGAGGGCCCCGGATCTGCGGCCATCGCGGCGACGTGCTTCCGGGATCAGACGGCAGTCGCCCTGATGAACCGCAATGGCGAATGGTGGGCCAGAGCCGGCATGTACCTCCTCTCGGAGGCTGATCGGGCGAAAAAGGCCGCACGCGGGGTGAACACGGTGACCATAGGAGCCGATGGCTATAACGAGTGGCTCAATGTGGCGAAAGGCGCCATACTGAGCTTTGAAAAGCCTGAAGAGGGGAGAGTCATCGTGGTGAGCGACGACAAGGTCCTCTTTGACAGCGTCGTTGACCGCGACGAGCTCTACGCGCCGGAAGGGAGCTTCGTCTTCTGCGCCGCCCCTCCCGGCGGGATCTTTAAAATCAGAGCCAGATAGAGGGAACCAGCGGTCTCCGTTGCCGGAGACCGCCTGTCTCACCGGGAGCCTTCTCCGGCGCTCCCCTGTCACTGTTTCGACATGGTGAAGGTCCCTTCATCACTCCCGGTGAAGGTTCCGCTTACCGATGTCTCGCTCTCGGCGTACGTTCCGGTGCATAGCATTGTCGCGCTGCCTACCTTGAGAGTCATGGAGAGCGAATTGCCCTGCCGTGTTGCGGTCACTGTGCCGGTATTGCCGAACATGGAGCCCGTCAGCGTGCAGGTCCCGCTCGCCGAGGTGTTCTGCCCGTCCCATGTTATGTCGAGAGTAAAGGTGCCGCTTGTCGAGGAATATTTTGTGGAGGTCCAGGTGCCGCTCCATTTTTCACCCCCTTCTGAAGAGCCGCCGCTTTCCATGAAATATACGAGGGCGAGCTCTCCGGCCCGGGGCATGATGGTCCAGGAGGAGGGAGCAAAAGAGACCCCCGCCTTCGCCGCAGTGATTACCGAAGACACATCGGGCGTCATTGTCATCCAGAACTGCGGGCTCTCGTAGGTGATTGCCACCGTCTGCGTGGCGCTCCAGTCAATAGTCGTATAGGTGCCGGCTGCGCTGTAGCCTGTGGAGAGCGCGGAAGGACTGCTGGACACTGCTACGCCTCCCATATAATGAGAGCTCTTATCCCACACGAAGCCGCAGAGAAGGCCCTTGGTGAGATCAAAATGCGGCTCCTGCTGCATCTCTGATATCTTGCCCATATCGCAGTCAAATCCGGTCAGATCCCGGGAGGTGAGGGAAAAGTATAATCGCATGGGAAGATACTCTGCCGTTGAAAGCAGAATGTTTCCTGTCCCTTCAGGGACCTCGGTGAAAGAGTAATTCCCGCTTGCATCGGTAGTGGTGGTCCTGACGGCGCCATTCACGTCGGTCAGGGTGCATGAGACGCCGCTCAGGGGAGGGTGAGGATCCTTGTTGGAGCGGATGGCGCCGCTCACCGAATGTTTTGTTGCCGGCGACGAGGACTTCGCGAGGCTGAGGGTGCCGGCGTCGGACCCTCCCGGCCAGGTGGCGGTATAGGTGCACGAGAGCTGCGTCTCATCGCTGTTGTAGGTGCCGGTGAACTGCACCGTCTCTTCGCCCAGGATCGCGGTGCCGGAGAGGGCCTTGCCGGAACCTCTCGATACCGTGACGGTCCCGGAGCTGTAAGGAGTGCCCGTCGCCGTGCAGGTCCCGGTCGCCGAGGTCTTCTCGGCGTTCCAGTTCAGGGCCATCGTGAAGGCGCCGCTTTTCGTGGTGTCCTGCGTGGAGGTCCATGTGCCGCTCCAGTTCTCGGCCGCCGTCGAGCCGCCCCCCGCGGTGTAGCTGTAGCCGGCGCTCGCGCCGTTCTGGTTTGAGAAGAGGGAGACCGACACGGCGCCCGACATCCCTGAAGGGATGGCGCACACGGCCTGGGTCCCGCCGGTGAATGTCACGGTCATCTGCT
Coding sequences within it:
- a CDS encoding ATP-binding protein → MDELFYRYNPWWEARYQTESFIERPALLEAMRKHLGTGRIVLLTGLRRVGKTTLLKLFVRHLMEEEGIKSGSLFYISLDDYLLSRKTILELVDDFRKVRRLRFAEKAYLFLDEVAYKEDFEVQLKNLQDSQNLQIYASSSSASVLRGKKPWLTGRSVILEVLPLDFNEYLRFKGIKVARSDSHLIEGYFEEYLNSGGIPEYVLRPNIEYLRELVDDIIFKDIAAFHNLRNTRILKEFFLLLMERAGKTASINKMARIMKISPDTARRYLDMFADTYLIHLVARWGKTNERILSPKKVYAADLGIRTLFTGFRDKGSLFENYVYLKLRGLNPCYVCQEGNEIDFLTENNDLLEVKYKGSLGVRQRALFESFKARGKYLILGNGGLEEYLALPS
- a CDS encoding Rpn family recombination-promoting nuclease/putative transposase, which encodes MDSREIRELTTISLRNDIIFKYVFGHEKNEKILRSLLNAILHLEGDQRIISLTFLNPANLKEYLDDKFSTLDVKASDETGKRYNIEMQVRTYRSYIARVIYYHDRLFTGDIEEGGAYDNLMKSISISILNFRLFREEGDLHTIYRYANIKSKRELTDLKELHFIELPKFRKEKPRYLRTRFEKWLHVLKFGEHYAFDPGKVPEVLKNEEEILMAMREMKKASSDRMVREMMEVREKALLDEATLRIEGEREAMERGMAQGMAQGMAQGIKQGREEGREEGRMEQVCEIALRMRKQGFDSRTIADLTGLSADELEKLSS
- a CDS encoding serine hydrolase domain-containing protein gives rise to the protein MKKRTAALMLVISMSLCLAAACRAESAESPANDPYQKAKVAARETLWKAITNGQGSGATVAVMDNGEIVYSEGIGVRDRAQNSPVDRHTRFNIGSTSKMFVCTAVLLLVDEGKVGLDEKVTRYIPGFTMKDERYKDITVRMLFNHSSGLPGSTFYFSYRPSHDMHEILLKTLADASLKHRPGAMSMYCNDAFTLAEIIVEKVSGRKYLKFLQERIFTPLGMHDTGASIGEYKGADRAEYYDAKTGKKYPPEVVTVYAAGGLSSTAEDLCRFGSSFTAKGSRILSEASLREIRSTQPTHFSGRLKSRQMMSELGWEYTRLHPFDRKGIQVMGKGGNTMCYSTNLQIVPDQGIVIGLSLSGHANGEALTRPILDAVMEEKQLVEPETKRASKPPSPQQIPPELSKYAGFYADEDKVVKLIIDRKGRKIDLCLPAAEKKAGAPWSEPLLSFIYHDGYLYNTENELQCYLTTIEGKRYLARHRIPSYGVDMLLFQKLEPVKRPKALKAPVDGKIWLMRNVRPYVQAGTVGLITSALYKDFPGYADFCGIKKIEGPGSAAIAATCFRDQTAVALMNRNGEWWARAGMYLLSEADRAKKAARGVNTVTIGADGYNEWLNVAKGAILSFEKPEEGRVIVVSDDKVLFDSVVDRDELYAPEGSFVFCAAPPGGIFKIRAR
- a CDS encoding IPT/TIG domain-containing protein — protein: MKKRYADIHGLLIVALVCALFHCGCGGGGGSSAPSGYYNNDTNNNPTPTSAPTVTNCSLSGQSVAPGAACSLSGTGFGLTNTGTRVTYASYVELVPGTATASTIRVPDSNIVSWSDTYITFLIPSSVVNGVTYTISVVKVLDGSSSSSGASSSASVTPAQPTVTPQITGILPAGQAAGQSVTITGTNFGTSGYVTFGTTKQMTVTFTGGTQAVCAIPSGMSGAVSVSLFSNQNGASAGYSYTAGGGSTAAENWSGTWTSTQDTTKSGAFTMALNWNAEKTSATGTCTATGTPYSSGTVTVSRGSGKALSGTAILGEETVQFTGTYNSDETQLSCTYTATWPGGSDAGTLSLAKSSSPATKHSVSGAIRSNKDPHPPLSGVSCTLTDVNGAVRTTTTDASGNYSFTEVPEGTGNILLSTAEYLPMRLYFSLTSRDLTGFDCDMGKISEMQQEPHFDLTKGLLCGFVWDKSSHYMGGVAVSSSPSALSTGYSAAGTYTTIDWSATQTVAITYESPQFWMTMTPDVSSVITAAKAGVSFAPSSWTIMPRAGELALVYFMESGGSSEGGEKWSGTWTSTKYSSTSGTFTLDITWDGQNTSASGTCTLTGSMFGNTGTVTATRQGNSLSMTLKVGSATMLCTGTYAESETSVSGTFTGSDEGTFTMSKQ
- a CDS encoding serine/threonine-protein kinase, translated to MDAGRIIAEKYRIIEILGKGSYGTVYLAEEISHPGMRRALKEIEESRIPPEDRNHLLDLLRREAELLTRLRHAGLPSVTDFFSTGDRHYLVMEFIPGKNLEEIKASRNGIIECEGVFRWALQLASILEYLHNHKPEPVIFRDLKPSNIMLSSATYMIMLVDFGIARYFTPGKLRDTQFLGTPGFSPPEQYGSGQSDQRTDIYSFGATLYFLLTDQDIARYDFKFPPITQINKDVPPLFGRIIMKCLSINPGERYQSMTDILKDMRRITFEAHSPDYLKETDKEKEALSRVLSKFSLSFYPHGLFADATPLDDLERIGIFSTAEFSGLFVDCFRKTGDVVMCQTVAIVTLEGVNFPRFLMRGESIMDINVFGEDLDIDFKESPRFSKSFYVTGPDRKAVESFFRPEIVEAFSENPMKNLVKLSFNMLPGAYWIVEAKGPDIVFYCAGVQVPTNSLEKFAEYARKVLLPFVNKGIQSRPGIWPLEAGHRYEAEL